Proteins encoded by one window of Lycium barbarum isolate Lr01 chromosome 11, ASM1917538v2, whole genome shotgun sequence:
- the LOC132618737 gene encoding V-type proton ATPase subunit G1-like has protein sequence MDSMRGQGGIQMLLIAEQEAQQIVYAARNVKMTRLRQAKEEAEMEVTNYRSHLEVEYKQKLSETSGSSDSTEKRLEIETEQKIQQLKKAGSEVSPDVIAMLMKYISTIKT, from the exons ATGGATTCAATGAGAGGACAAGGAGGCATTCAGATGCTACTCATTGCTGAACAGGAAGCCCAACAAATTGTTTATGCTGCTAGAAATG TTAAAATGACAAGGTTGAGGCAAGCAAAAGAAGAAGCTGAGATGGAAGTGACAAATTATCGTTCCCATCTGGAAGTTGAGTACAAACAGAAACTATCTGAG ACCAGTGGAAGTTCCGACTCAACCGAAAAGAGGCTTGAGATAGAAACTGAGCAAAAGATTCAGCAACTGAAGAAAGCAGGCTCCGAAGTATCTCCTGATGTTATTGCAATGCTCATGAAATACATTTCAACTATTAAAACTTAG